CGTAAAAAAGCGGCTCAATAACGTAAGCGTAAACACGATGGCAATCAAAACCAGCGCCCCCGCCCAGGCCTGGCGGTGCCAGTCTTCGTAAGGCGAGATCGCATATGCGAAAATCTGCAGCGGCAGCGCCGCGATCGGTTCGGTAAGGCTGTGGTTCCACACCCGGTTGCCGAACGCGGTGAAAAGAAGCGGCGCGGTTTCCCCTGCGACTCTGGCGATCGCAAGCAAAGTGCCTGTCAAAATGCCGGACATCGCGGTTTTCATTACAATGCTGAGGGTCGTACGATAACGGCTGATGCCGAGCGCGAGCCCCGCCTCCCGCAGCGTCGTAGGCACGGTCTTAACGATCTCTTCGGTCGTCCGGAGCACCGGAGGAATCAGCATGAGCCCCAGCGCCATGCTCCCGCTGATTGCGGAAAACCCTTTCATGGGCAGCACGAAAAGCGAATAGGCCACGATCCCGACCACTATGGAGGGAACGCCGGTGAGGACGTCCGCGGTAAAGCGGATCGCGGAGCATGCCTTGCCCCTGCCGAACTCCGCCAGATAAACGCCGCCGAAAATGCCGACGGGCAGGGCCCAAAGGCAGGCCAGCCCGACAAGCAGCAGAGTGCCCGTAATCGCGTTGGCCATCCCGCCGCCGGGCTCTCCGACGGGCTGGGGCAGGCGTGTAAAAAAATCAAGGTTGATGCTGCCGATGCCTTTGGAAATCACATAGGCAAGGATGCTGAAAAGAGGCAGCAGCGTGACCGCGACACATAAAAAAGTCGCCACAATCATCACCTTGCTTACGGTTTGCCGGAAGACGGGACTCATGCTTGCCTCGATGCCTTTCCCGCCACGGACCATACCAGCACGCGGGCGGCGATATTGAGCAGCAGTGTGATACACAAAAGGACAAGCCCGGCTTCAACCAGAGCCGCGGTATGGATCTCGGTCGTGGCTTCGCTGAATTCATTGGCGAGGAGCGATGCCATCGTATAAGACGGGTTGAAGAGCGAGAGTGAAATGTCCGGGCGGTTGCCGATGACCATCGTGACCGCCATCGTCTCTCCGATGGCGCGGCCGAGGCCAAGAAGAACGGCTCCCACGATTCCCGAAAGGCTCGACGGCAGAATGGCGAGCTTGATCATTTCCCAGCGGGTAGCGCCGACGCCGAGGGCCGCTTCCTTCTGCGAAGTCGGCACGGTGAGAAAAACCTCCCGGCAAATCGACGAGATGGTCGGGATGATCATGATGCTGAGGATGATGCCGGCCGCCAACATGCCGACGCCGTAAGCCGGGCCCTGGAAAAAAGGCAGGAATCCGAGGTACCGCTTGAGCGCGGGCTCGACCACCGAACGCAGGTAAGGCGCCAGCACAAAAATGCCCCAGAGACCGTAGATCACGCTCGGGATCGCGGCGAGCAGTTCGATCAGCATGTTGAGCGGCGAGCGGATCCAAAGCGGCCCCAGTTCACTCAGAAAAAGCGCGATGCCCAGAGAAAGAGGCACCGCGATGAGGAGCGCCAGCAGCGAGGACACAATCGACCCGTAAATCACCGGCAGAATGCCGAACTGCCCGTTCACCGCGTCCCAGTCCGACCGCACAAGAAACCGCCATCCGAACTCCTTGATGGCCGGCCAGGAAAATTTTGTCAGGATGGCAACGATCAAAAGCGCCATGGCCACGACCGACCAGGAAAGGACCGCAAGGCTTCCCTGGAAGACCGTATCCTGAATTTGCGATTTTACTTTCATTTTTTTCCCGCGATGTTTTGAAAAGCACAAGCGAGCAGGAGTTGCCGAAGGGAGGTCCGGGAACCGCGCGTGCTCGCTTATGCTCTGTTGCTAGATCATGGCGTTTCGCCTGACGCTCGTTTAAGCCGCCTGGATTTCGTTCAGCTTCTGGTCGATCTTGGCGACCATGGATTCGGGAAGAGACGCGTAGAGCAGGTCTTTGGTGTACTGCTGCCCGTCATGCACGGCCCAGCGGAGAAAATCCACCACAGCCTTTCCCGTTTCCGGATTTTTCTGTTTTTGATAAACCAGGATCCACGTGAAGCCGGCGATCGGATAAGCATCCGCCCCGTCAGGATTGACCAGCGACACGCGGAAATCGTCCGGCATGTTCTCGAGCTTTCCTTCGATCGCCTTCGTGGTGGATTCCAGCGTCGGGCGGATGAAATTGCCCGACTTGTTCTGCACTTCAGCGTACATAAGGTGATTGTGCTCCGCATAGGCAAGCTCGACGTAGCCGATGGAATTCGGCGTCTGCGTGAGCGTTCCGGCAACACCTTCGTTACCCTTGCCGCCAAGACCCGTCGGCCAGCTCACCGAGGTTCCCTTCCCGACTTTCTTTTTCCACTCCGGCGAAACCGAGGAAAGGTAATCCGTGAAGATGTTGGTCGTGCCGCTGCCGTCCGAACGGTGGACAACGATGATGTCCGCCAAAGGCAGATTGACGTCCGGGTTGTCGGCCGTAATGCGCGCATCGTTCCACTTCGTGATCTTGGCCAGGAAGATATCCGCGATGACGTCGGATTTCAGCTTGAGCGACTGCCTGACTTCCGGAATGTTGTACGTGACGACCACCGCGCCGGCCACCATGGGAATGTGAAACAGCTTGCCCGCCGCGCCGCGGAGCTGCTCGTTAGTGAGCGCCGCGTCGGACGCCCCGAAATCCACGGTCTGCGCGGAAATCTGCTTGATGCCTCCGCCCGAACCGATGGACTGGTAGTTGAAATTCACCGAAGTGTTGATCTTGGAATATTCGGAGAACCATTTGGAATAAATCGGGTACGGGAAAGTGGCGCCGGCTCCATTGATAAGTTTGGCTTTTCCTTCCGCCATGCCCGGCTGAACGCCGGCCGCCATGACCAGTGCCATCATCAGAGCGGCGATTTTTGACGCCTTCATGAACCTTTTCATTGTCTTCTCCTTTTAAAAATTGAGGTGCGGGGACGGACCCATGGTCCGCCCCCTGCCCGTTAAAACTTCCATGCCAGGTCGACCTGGAGACGGCGTTGCTGCTGGTCCAGGATTCCGGCAGTCCCCGCATTCAGATTGTCTACAAAAT
The sequence above is a segment of the Verrucomicrobiia bacterium genome. Coding sequences within it:
- the pstA gene encoding phosphate ABC transporter permease PstA, with product MSPVFRQTVSKVMIVATFLCVAVTLLPLFSILAYVISKGIGSINLDFFTRLPQPVGEPGGGMANAITGTLLLVGLACLWALPVGIFGGVYLAEFGRGKACSAIRFTADVLTGVPSIVVGIVAYSLFVLPMKGFSAISGSMALGLMLIPPVLRTTEEIVKTVPTTLREAGLALGISRYRTTLSIVMKTAMSGILTGTLLAIARVAGETAPLLFTAFGNRVWNHSLTEPIAALPLQIFAYAISPYEDWHRQAWAGALVLIAIVFTLTLLSRFFTKSRTVRADY
- the pstC gene encoding phosphate ABC transporter permease subunit PstC, which gives rise to MKVKSQIQDTVFQGSLAVLSWSVVAMALLIVAILTKFSWPAIKEFGWRFLVRSDWDAVNGQFGILPVIYGSIVSSLLALLIAVPLSLGIALFLSELGPLWIRSPLNMLIELLAAIPSVIYGLWGIFVLAPYLRSVVEPALKRYLGFLPFFQGPAYGVGMLAAGIILSIMIIPTISSICREVFLTVPTSQKEAALGVGATRWEMIKLAILPSSLSGIVGAVLLGLGRAIGETMAVTMVIGNRPDISLSLFNPSYTMASLLANEFSEATTEIHTAALVEAGLVLLCITLLLNIAARVLVWSVAGKASRQA
- the pstS gene encoding phosphate ABC transporter substrate-binding protein PstS, with the translated sequence MKRFMKASKIAALMMALVMAAGVQPGMAEGKAKLINGAGATFPYPIYSKWFSEYSKINTSVNFNYQSIGSGGGIKQISAQTVDFGASDAALTNEQLRGAAGKLFHIPMVAGAVVVTYNIPEVRQSLKLKSDVIADIFLAKITKWNDARITADNPDVNLPLADIIVVHRSDGSGTTNIFTDYLSSVSPEWKKKVGKGTSVSWPTGLGGKGNEGVAGTLTQTPNSIGYVELAYAEHNHLMYAEVQNKSGNFIRPTLESTTKAIEGKLENMPDDFRVSLVNPDGADAYPIAGFTWILVYQKQKNPETGKAVVDFLRWAVHDGQQYTKDLLYASLPESMVAKIDQKLNEIQAA